In Aspergillus flavus chromosome 3, complete sequence, one genomic interval encodes:
- a CDS encoding NUC071 domain-containing protein, whose protein sequence is MASLPPPPPPGWGASAPPSMPLAPPPPGYQPPADPTVAKFAQKKNEWLRTQRNRFGEKRKGGFVETQKADMPPEHLRKIVRDIGDVSQKKFSNEKRSYLGALKFMPHAVLKLLENMPMPWESSREVKVLYHVNGCLTLVNETPRVIEPVFHAQWATMWVCMRREKSDRRHFKRMRFPPFDDEEPPLSWSENIEDVEPLEPIQMELDENEDSPVYEWFYDHRPLLDTPHVNGPSYKKWNLSLPQMATLYRLSHQLLSDVVDENYFHMFDLNSFFTAKALNVAIPGGPRFEPLYKDIDPNDEDFSEFNAIDRIIFRAPIRTEYRVAYPFLYNTLPRSVKVSWFSHPQVVYVRTDDPNLPAFYFDPVINPISSRSVAPKNITVSHEDEIFGPGNNEDEFELPGEVEPFFADEELYTPETASAIALWWAPHPFNKRSGKMVRAQDVPLVKQWYLEHCPQGQPVKVRVSYQKLLKTFVLNELHKKKPKAQNKQNLLKTLKSTKFFQQTTIDWVEAGLQVCRQGFNMLNLLIHRKNLTYLHLDYNFNLKPVKTLTTKERKKSRFGNAFHLMREILRLTKLIVDAQVQYRLGNIDAFQLADGILYAFNHVGQLTGMYRYKYKLMHQIRSCKDLKHLIYYRFNSGPVGKGPGCGFWAPAWRVWLFFMRGIIPLLERWLGNLLSRQFEGRHSKGVAKTVTKQRVESHFDLELRASVMADLMDMMPEGIKQNKVNTVLQHLSEAWRCWKSNIPWKVPGLPAPIENIILRYVKSKADWWISVAHYNRERIRRGATVDKTVAKKNLGRLTRLWLKAEQERQHNYLKDGPYVSSEEAVAIYTTMVHWLESRKFSPIPFPSVSYKHDTKILILALERLREAYSVKGRLNQSQREELALIEQAYDSPGTTLARIKRFLLTQRAFKEVGIDMNDNYSHINPVYDVEPIEKITDAYLDQYLWYQAEQRHLFPSWIKPSDSEVPPLLTYKWAQGINNLSNVWETADGETNVMIETELSKVYEKIDLTLLNRLLRLIMDHNLADYITSKNNVQLSYKDMNHTNSYGLIRGLQFSGFVFQFYGLMIDLLLLGLQRASEMAGPPQSPNDFLQFRDRATETRHPIRLYTRYVDRIWVFFRFSADESRDLIQRFLTENPDPNFENVIGYKNKKCWPRDCRMRLMRHDVNLGRAVFWDLKNRLPRSITTIEWDDTFSSVYSKDNPNLLFSMSGFEVRILPKIRNQNEEFSVKDSVWSLVDNTTKERTAHAFLQVTEEDIQKFNNRIRQILMSSGSTTFTKIANKWNTALIALFTYYREAAVSTVNLLDTIVKCETKIQTRVKIGLNSKMPSRFPPAVFYTPKELGGLGMISGSHILIPASDKRWSKQTDTGITHFRAGMSHDEETLIPNIFRYIIPWEAEFIDSQRVWMEYSQKRQEAQQQNRRLTLEDLEDSWDRGLPRINTLFQKDRSTLSFDKGFRLRAEFKQYQLMKSNPFWWTSQRHDGKLWNLNAYRTDVIQALGGVETILEHTLFKATAFPSWEGLFWERASGFEESMKFKKLTNAQRSGLNQIPNRRFTLWWSPTINRANVYVGFQVQLDLTGIFLHGKIPTLKISLIQIFRAHLWQKIHESVVMDLCQVFDQELEQLGIEAVQKETIHPRKSYKMNSSCADILLFATNKWNVTRPSLLFDTKDVYEPTTTNKFWLDVQLRYGDYDSHDIERYVRAKYLDYTTDSMSIYPSATGLMIGIDLAYNLYSAYGQYFPGLKTLIQQAMAKVMKANPALYVLRERIRKGLQLYASESNQEFLNSQNYSELFSPQIQLFIDDTNVYRVTIHKTFEGNLTTKPINGAIFIFNPRTGQLFLKIIHTSVWAGQKRLGQLAKWKTAEEVAALIRSLPVEEQPKQLIVTRKGLLDPLEVHLLDFPNISIRASELQLPFQAAMKVEKLADMILRATEPQMVLFNLYDEWLKSISPYTAFSRLILILRALHVNIDKAKIILRPDKTVITQEHHIWPSLSDEDWIKVEVQLRDLILNDYGKKNNVNVQSLTSSEVRDIILGMEISAPSLQRQQAAEIEKQQEEQKQLTAVTTKTQNVRGEEIIVTTTSQYEQQSFASKTEWRTRAIATSNLRTRANNIYISSDEVRDEGYTYIMPKNILKRFITIADLRVQVAGYLYGSSPPDNDQVKEVRTIVMIPQVGNTREVQLPHQLPQHDYLNNLEPLGVIHTISGNEPPYMTAMDVTQHARLMNEHSSWDKKTVTMTVSFTPGSVSLAAWGLTPQGYKWGAENKDTTSDQPQGFSTSMGEKCQLLLSDKIRGYFLVPEDNVWNYSFMGSSFGSVEKRPVYVKIDTPLRFYDDQHRPLHFQNFAELEDIWVDRSDNFA, encoded by the coding sequence ATGGCATCATTaccccctcctccacctccagGATGGGGTGCATCGGCACCACCGTCGATGCCTCTGgctccgccgccgccgggATATCAGCCGCCAGCTGATCCGACCGTCGCAAAATTTGctcagaaaaagaacgaaTGGCTCCGAACGCAACGAAACCGATtcggagagaagagaaagggtgGATTTGTTGAAACACAGAAGGCGGACATGCCCCCAGAGCACCTACGAAAGATCGTACGAGACATCGGCGATGTATCGCAGAAGAAGTTCAGCAACGAAAAGCGTAGCTATCTCGGCGCGCTTAAATTCATGCCCCACGCGGTCTTGAAGCTGTTGGAAAACATGCCTATGCCTTGGGAGTCTTCTAGGGAAGTAAAGGTGCTATACCACGTTAACGGCTGTCTCACGTTGGTAAATGAGACTCCTAGAGTTATCGAACCCGTCTTCCATGCCCAGTGGGCGACAATGTGGGTGTGTATGCGCAGAGAAAAGAGTGATCGTAGACACTTCAAGAGAATGCGCTTTCCTCCctttgatgatgaagaaccACCACTGTCCTGgtcggagaatatcgagGACGTCGAGCCGTTAGAGCCCATCCAGATGGAACTCGACGAGAATGAGGATTCCCCCGTCTATGAGTGGTTTTACGATCATCGACCTCTCCTTGATACGCCCCACGTTAATGGTCCTAGTTATAAGAAGTGGAACCTATCCCTGCCGCAGATGGCGACTCTGTATCGTCTAAGTCATCAACTCCTCAGTGACGTGGTAGACGAGAACTACTTCCACATGTTCGATCTGAACAGCTTTTTCACTGCAAAGGCTCTAAACGTTGCTATCCCCGGTGGTCCTCGCTTCGAACCGTTGTACAAGGACATCGACCCCAACGACGAAGACTTCAGTGAATTTAACGCCATCGACCGTATAATTTTCCGTGCCCCCATTCGCACGGAATACCGAGTTGCATATCCTTTCCTGTACAATACTCTCCCCAGAAGCGTGAAAGTTTCTTGGTTCTCCCATCCGCAAGTTGTTTATGTTCGGACCGACGACCCCAACCTTCCTGCGTTTTACTTCGACCCTGTAATTAATCCAATCTCCTCTCGCTCCGTCGCTCCCAAGAACATCACTGTCAGCCATGAAGATGAAATCTTCGGACCAGGAAACAACGAAGACGAGTTCGAGCTTCCTGGAGAAGTCGAGCCTTTCTTCGCAGATGAGGAGCTTTACACCCCCGAGACCGCATCAGCTATCGCGCTCTGGTGGGCTCCTCATCCATTCAACAAGCGCTCTGGAAAGATGGTTCGTGCACAGGATGTGCCATTGGTGAAGCAATGGTACCTCGAGCATTGCCCACAGGGCCAACCTGTCAAAGTTCGCGTGTCTTACCAGAAGCTTCTGAAAACGTTTGTGCTTAACGAGCTTCATAAGAAGAAGCCCAAGGCCCAGAATAAACAAAACTTGCTGAAGACCCTGAAATCGACCAAATTCTTCCAACAGACAACGATCGACTGGGTTGAGGCTGGTTTGCAAGTCTGCCGCCAGGGTTTCAATATGCTCAACTTGTTGATTCATCGCAAGAACTTGACATACCTGCATTTGGACTACAACTTCAACCTGAAGCCGGTTAAGACTCTGACCACAAAGGAGCGGAAGAAGTCTCGTTTCGGCAATGCTTTCCACTTGATGAGAGAAATTCTGCGTCTAACTAAGCTGATTGTTGATGCGCAAGTCCAGTATCGTCTGGGCAACATCGATGCTTTCCAATTAGCTGATGGTATTCTTTATGCTTTCAACCATGTGGGACAGCTGACCGGTATGTACCGTTACAAGTACAAGCTGATGCATCAGATCCGTTCTTGTAAGGACTTGAAGCACTTGATCTACTACCGATTCAACTCTGGCCCGGTGGGCAAAGGACCTGGATGTGGTTTCTGGGCACCGGCCTGGCGTGTTTGGCTGTTCTTCATGCGTGGTatcattcctcttcttgagaGATGGCTTGGGAACTTGCTGTCCCGTCAGTTTGAGGGTCGCCACAGCAAGGGTGTTGCGAAGACAGTCACAAAGCAGCGTGTGGAGTCTCATTTCGATCTCGAACTTCGTGCGTCCGTCATGGCCGACTTGATGGATATGATGCCCGAGGGTATCAAGCAGAACAAGGTCAATACTGTCCTTCAACATCTCTCGGAGGCTTGGAGATGCTGGAAGAGTAACATTCCTTGGAAGGTTCCTGGGTTGCCTGCTCCTATCGAAAATATCATCCTTCGGTATGTCAAGAGCAAGGCCGACTGGTGGATTTCTGTCGCGCACTACAACCGTGAACGTATTCGCCGTGGTGCTACTGTGGATAAGACCGTTGCCAAGAAGAACCTTGGCCGACTCACTCGGTTGTGGCTCAAGGCGGAACAGGAGAGGCAGCACAACTATCTGAAGGATGGTCCTTACGTGTCGTCTGAAGAGGCTGTTGCTATCTACACCACTATGGTACATTGGCTCGAGTCCCGCAAGTTCTCTCCAATTCCATTCCCTAGCGTTTCCTACAAGCATGATACCAAGATTTTGATCCTTGCTCTGGAACGTTTACGTGAAGCATACTCCGTCAAAGGTAGACTCAATCAGAGTCAGCGTGAAGAGCTCGCTCTTATTGAACAGGCCTACGATTCCCCTGGAACGACACTAGCCAGAATCAAGCGATTCCTTTTGACCCAGCGAGCGTTCAAGGAAGTCGGCATCGACATGAACGATAATTACAGTCACATCAACCCCGTATACGATGTTGAGCCTATTGAGAAGATCACCGACGCCTACCTGGATCAGTATCTCTGGTATCAGGCAGAACAGCGCcacctcttcccctcttGGATCAAGCCTTCTGATTCCGAAGTTCCTCCGCTGTTGACATACAAGTGGGCGCAAGGTATTAACAACTTGTCCAATGTTTGGGAAACTGCCGATGGCGAGACAAACGTGATGATTGAGACGGAGTTGTCGAAGGTTTATGAGAAGATCGATCTTACTCTCTTGAACCGACTGCTGCGCTTGATCATGGACCACAACTTGGCCGACTACATCACCTCTAAGAACAACGTGCAGCTCAGCTACAAGGATATGAACCACACGAACAGCTACGGTTTGATTCGGGGTCTGCAATTCTCTGGCTTTGTCTTCCAGTTCTATGGTTTGATGATTGATCTGCTGCTTCTTGGACTTCAGAGAGCTAGTGAAATGGCGGGTCCACCTCAGAGTCCTAATGACTTCCTGCAGTTTAGAGATCGTGCCACCGAGACCAGACATCCTATCCGTCTGTACACCCGCTACGTCGACAGGATTTGGGTGTTCTTCAGATTTTCTGCAGACGAGTCTAGGGATCTTATTCAGCGTTTCTTGACGGAAAATCCAGATCCCAACTTCGAAAACGTTATCGGttataagaataagaagTGCTGGCCGCGTGATTGCCGAATGCGTTTGATGCGGCACGATGTCAACCTGGGTCGCGCTGTATTCTGGGATTTGAAGAACCGTCTGCCGAGGTCAATTACGACAATCGAATGGGACGATACCTTTTCTAGCGTCTACAGCAAGGACAACCCCAACCTTTTGTTCTCCATGTCCGGATTTGAGGTCCGCATTCTTCCAAAGATCCGCAATCAGAATGAAGAGTTCTCAGTGAAAGACAGCGTTTGGTCTTTGGTCGACAACACGACGAAGGAACGCACAGCTCATGCCTTCCTCCAGGTTACAGAGGAGGACATCCAGAAATTCAACAACAGAATTCGTCAAATCCTCATGTCTTCCGGTTCCACGACCTTCACTAAGATCGCTAACAAGTGGAACACGGCCTTGATTGCTCTCTTCACCTACTACCGTGAGGCCGCTGTATCGACTGTCAACCTTTTGGATACGATCGTCAAGTGTGAGACCAAGATCCAGACCCGTGTCAAGATTGGATTGAACTCCAAGATGCCGTCCCGTTTTCCTCCGGCTGTTTTCTACACTCCAAAGGAATTGGGAGGTTTGGGTATGATCTCTGGATCCCACATCCTTATCCCTGCTAGTGACAAGAGGTGGTCGAAGCAAACCGATACCGGTATTACTCATTTCAGAGCCGGTATGTCACATGACGAGGAAACATTGATCCCCAACATCTTCCGGTACATCATTCCTTGGGAAGCCGAGTTTATCGACTCTCAAAGAGTATGGATGGAGTACTCTCAGAAGCGACAGGAGGCTCAACAGCAAAACCGCCGTTTGACGCTTGAGGACCTGGAGGACAGCTGGGACCGTGGTCTGCCTCGTATCAACACTCTGTTCCAGAAGGATCGCAGTACTCTCAGCTTTGATAAAGGATTCCGTCTTCGAGCAGAATTTAAGCAGTACCAGCTTATGAAGAGTAATCCATTTTGGTGGACAAGCCAGCGTCACGATGGTAAATTGTGGAACTTGAACGCCTACCGTACTGACGTCATTCAAGCTCTGGGTGGTGTAGAGACAATTTTGGAACACACTCTGTTCAAGGCCACAGCTTTTCCATCATGGGAAGGTCTCTTTTGGGAGAGAGCTTCGGGCTTCGAAGAGAGTATGAAGTTTAAGAAGCTTACCAATGCTCAAAGATCTGGTTTGAACCAAATTCCTAACCGTCGCTTCACTCTATGGTGGTCCCCGACTATCAATCGTGCCAACGTCTATGTCGGTTTCCAGGTCCAACTGGATCTGACAGGTATTTTCTTACACGGAAAGATCCCTACACTCAAGATTTCCTTGATTCAGATCTTCCGTGCCCACTTGTGGCAGAAGATCCACGAGTCCGTTGTCATGGACTTGTGTCAAGTCTTTGACCAAGAACTTGAGCAGCTGGGAATTGAAGCCGTCCAGAAGGAGACTATCCATCCACGTAAGTCGTACAAGATGAACAGTTCATGTGCGGACATTTTACTTTTCGCCACGAACAAATGGAACGTCACCCGGCCCTCTCTGCTGTTTGACACGAAGGATGTGTACGAACCTACTACGACGAACAAGTTCTGGCTTGATGTGCAGCTAAGATACGGTGACTACGATTCTCACGACATCGAGAGATACGTTCGTGCGAAGTACCTGGACTACACGACCGACAGCATGAGCATTTATCCTTCCGCTACTGGTTTGATGATCGGAATTGACCTCGCATACAACCTCTACTCGGCATACGGACAATACTTCCCCGGTCTCAAGACCCTGATCCAGCAAGCTATGGCTAAGGTCATGAAGGCTAACCCCGCCTTGTATGTGCTGAGAGAGCGTATCCGGAAGGGTCTGCAGCTGTATGCGTCTGAGAGTAACCAAGAGTTCCTTAACTCCCAGAACTACTCGGAGCTTTTCAGTCCTCAGATCCAGTTATTCATCGATGATACCAATGTTTACCGTGTCACAATTCACAAGACTTTCGAAGGCAATCTTACAACGAAGCCTATCAACGGTGCCATTTTCATCTTCAACCCCAGAACTGGACAGCTCTTCTTGAAGATCATCCATACCAGCGTTTGGGCGGGGCAGAAGCGTCTGGGTCAATTGGCCAAGTGGAAGACCGCGGAAGAAGTGGCGGCTCTCATTCGATCCTTGCCGGTTGAAGAACAGCCGAAACAGCTTATTGTCACTCGGAAGGGTCTATTGGACCCACTTGAGGTCCACCTTCTTGACTTCCCTAACATTTCGATCCGTGCTTCTGAGCTCCAGCTGCCATTCCAGGCTGCTATGAAGGTGGAGAAGCTCGCTGACATGATTCTTCGGGCGACAGAACCTCAGATGGTTCTGTTCAACCTCTACGATGAATGGCTGAAGTCCATCTCGCCCTATACCGCCTTCTCCCGACTCATCCTTATCTTGCGTGCTCTGCACGTCAACATTGACAAAGCCAAGATCATCCTGAGACCCGACAAGACTGTTATCACCCAAGAGCACCACATCTGGCCCTCGTTGTCTGATGAGGATTGGATCAAGGTCGAAGTGCAGTTGCGTGACTTGATTCTTAATGACtatggaaagaagaacaatgTCAACGTTCAGAGCTTGACAAGCAGTGAAGTCAGGGATATCATTTTGGGTATGGAGATCAGTGCGCCTTCGTTGCAGCGACAGCAGGCAGCCGAGATCGAGAAGCAgcaggaagaacagaagcaGCTCACGGCTGTGACAACGAAGACCCAGAACGTCCGTGGTGAAGAGATCATCGTGACCACTACATCACAATACGAACAGCAGTCGTTCGCGTCCAAGACCGAATGGCGCACCCGTGCCATTGCGACATCGAACTTGCGGACCAGGGCGAACAACATCTACATCTCTTCAGACGAGGTCCGTGACGAGGGATATACTTACATTATGCCTAAGAACATCCTCAAGCGATTCATTACTATCGCCGATCTTCGGGTGCAAGTTGCCGGATATCTTTATGGTAGCTCACCGCCTGATAATGATCAGGTGAAGGAGGTTCGCACCATTGTGATGATCCCGCAAGTCGGAAATACACGGGAAGTCCAACTGCCGCACCAATTGCCCCAGCATGACTACTTGAATAACCTTGAGCCCCTGGGAGTGATTCATACTATCTCGGGCAACGAGCCGCCGTATATGACGGCAATGGATGTTACTCAACACGCCCGACTGATGAATGAGCACTCCAGCTGGGATAAGAAGACGGTGACGATGACCGTTTCATTCACCCCGGGATCCGTGTCACTGGCTGCTTGGGGCCTCACGCCGCAGGGTTACAAGTGGGGTGCCGAGAACAAGGACACGACGTCTGACCAACCGCAGGGCTTCTCGACTAGCATGGGGGAGAAGTGCCAGCTGTTACTCAGTGACAAGATTCGCGGTTATTTCCTGGTTCCCGAGGATAATGTGTGGAACTATAGTTTCATGGGCAGCTCCTTCGGCAGTGTCGAGAAACGGCCAGTGTACGTGAAGATCGACACGCCCCTGAGGTTTTATGACGATCAACACCGGCCACTGCACTTCCAAAACTTTGCAGAACTGGAGGATATTTGGGTTGATCGATCTGATAACTTTGCATGA
- a CDS encoding Myb-like transcription factor, with translation MSATLAEYRDYAIDYAQHASCKPEEHTSTLVYHTHQPQLQHPKPPDTPFQQGSSRSTAFEHHHANATVLPTANPHGLHQQVVLTPAQMLSRQLPVQYTPTSFEIPSIQRGKKRHLSDTEGESDDANHGIRPQLSILPSESSAEPTHHSPEMLFSVHGDAGQHHQMQGHDLGPPDSVALPQHHHHHRLPPHASLRDSQRHGMNMESSPFPSGPPSVVGQPGMPDPAPRPRGPKLKFTPEEDALLVELKENKNLTWKQIADFFPGRTSGTLQVRYCTKLKAKDVAWSDEMVQRLQRAIQEYENDRWRIIAGKVGNGFTPAACRERASQLENPQ, from the exons ATGTCTGCGACGCTGGCGGAATATCGAGACTATGCCATTGATTATGCTCAACATGCCAGCTGCAAGCCCGAGGAACATACAAGTACGCTTGTTTACCACACGCATCAGCCACAACTGCAACATCCGAAGCCGCCAGATACTCCTTTCCAGCAAGGAAGCTCGCGCAGCACGGCATTTGAGCACCATCATGCAAACGCGACCGTTCTCCCCACCGCGAATCCCCATGGACTCCACCAACAGGTCGTTCTCACACCGGCCCAGATGCTTTCACGGCAGCTTCCGGTGCAATATACACCCACCAGCTTCGAAATCCCATCGATACAGCGGGGTAAAAAGCGGCACCTGTCCGACACTGAGGGAGAAAGCGATGACGCAAATCATGGGATCAGGCCACAGCTATCGATCCTTCCATCAGAATCATCTGCTGAACCGACCCACCACTCACCCGAGATGCTCTTCTCAGTTCATGGGGATGCTGGGCAACATCATCAGATGCAAGGCCACGACCTTGGACCGCCGGATTCGGTGGCCCTCCCacaacatcaccaccaccatcgtcTTCCCCCACACGCGTCGTTACGCGACTCCCAGCGCCATGGTATGAATATGGAATCATCTCCATTCCCATCTGGCCCGCCAAGTGTGGTAGGTCAGCCTGGGATGCCCGATCCGGCACCCAGGCCACGGGGACCCAAGCTCAAATTTACGCCGGAAGAGGACGCTTTGCTGGTAGAactgaaggagaacaagaactTAACATGGAAACAAATCGCCGATTTCTTCCCGGGCCGAACAAGTGGTACATTGCAAGTCCGGTACTGCACCAAGTTGAAGGCTAAGGACGTGGCATGGAGCGATGAAATG GTCCAACGGCTACAGCGTGCAATTCAGGAGTACGAGAACGACCGCTGGCGTATCATTGCGGGGAAAGTTGGCAATGGCTTCACACCAGCAGCTTGTCGAGAGAGGGCTTCTCAGCTTGAAAACCCTCAATGA
- a CDS encoding ER lumen protein retaining receptor-domain-containing protein: protein MDPKWNIFRLIGDLAHISSKGILLWAIHRNKSAEGVSLLTQVLYMLVFLSRYLELFIGRGWGTFYLVFFKLFYIFSSAYIIFLMMKVYPRTRERERAWKLALGSAAVSLVSAPILMLIFRHPWPQRWFTEIWWTFSIVLESVCVLPQLLLLRQTTVPTVIDSYYLLTLGSYRAFYILNWLYRGFASHHWDPISDIFGIVQTAFYIDFAWVYYTRQRVKLRNGGVVDSEDFRNSWLVNKVLSFRQRRSVDEEQHLHDEGAEAEHGADGERPRNNRWGARGISISADDTLNETRNPKPSSAGDDRLEGFLEDEEDTWEEHANQQTQHKHSPDATGNQK from the exons ATGGACCCGAAGTGGAACATTTTTCGCCTAATAGGCGACCTCGCCCATATCTCTTCAAAAGGCATCCTGCTGTGGGCTATCCATCGCAACAAGAGCGCGGAAG GTGTTTCGCTTCTTACCCAGGTGCTATATATGTTGGTTTTTCTCAGTCGTTATCTCGAATTATTTATAGGGAGAGGATGGGGGACCTTTTATCTAGTGTTTTTTAAGCTCTTTTACATCTTCTCTTCGGCAtatatcatcttcttgatgatgaaggtaTACCCCCGGACACGGGAACGGGAGAGGGCATGGAAATTAGCTCTAGGCTCTGCTGCGGTGTCTTTAGTGTCAGCACCGATCTTGATGCTAATATTCAGACATCCTTGGCCACAGAGATGGTTTACGGAG ATTTGGTGGACATTCTCGATCGTCCTGGAATCCGTTTGCGTGCTACCTCAATTACTACTCCTCCGCCAGACCACCGTCCCCACTGTCATCGACTCCTATTATCTCCTTACATTAGGTTCCTACCGGGCATTTTACATTCTAAATTGGCTGTATAGGGGATTTGCTTCTCATCACTGGGACCCCATTTCGGATATTTTTGGCATCGTCCAGACCGCGTTCTACATTGACTTCGCTTGGGTCTACTATACGCGACAGCGCGTAAAACTCCGCAATGGTGGCGTTGTAGACTCCGAGGATTTCCGGAACAGCTGGCTGGTCAACAAAGTGTTGAGTTTCAGGCAGCGACGGAGCGTCGATGAAGAACAGCACCTCCATGATGAAGGAGCAGAAGCCGAACATGGGGCTGATGGTGAACGGCCGAGAAACAACCGCTGGGGCGCTCGAGGGATTTCTATCTCAGCAGATGACACATTAAACGAGACTCGCAACCCCAAACCCAGCAGCGCAGGTGACGACCGGCTGGAGGGATTCctggaggacgaagaggacaCTTGGGAAGAGCACGCAAACCAGCAAACACAGCACAAGCATTCTCCTGATGCGACAGGCAATCAAAAGTGA
- a CDS encoding putative 60S ribosomal protein L34 (ribosomal protein L34 protein), with the protein MANQRLQYRRRNPYNTRSNKVRIIKTPGGELRYLHIKKKGTAPKCGDCGIKLPGVPALRPREYSQISRPKKTVTRAYGGSRCAGCVKDRIVRAFLIEEQKIVKKVLKESQEKAAGKR; encoded by the exons ATGGCGAACCAGAGACTCCAATAC CGCCGCCGGAACCC GTACAACACGCGGTCCAACAAGGTCCGCATCATCAAGACCCCCGGCGGTGAGCTCCGGTACCTCcatatcaagaagaagggcacTGCTCCCAAGTGCGGTGACTGTGGCATCAAGCTCCCCGGT GTCCCCGCTCTTCGCCCCCGCGAGTACTCTCAGATCTCTCGCCCCAAGAAGACCGTCACCCGTGCCTACGGTGGTTCCCGCTGCGCTGGCTGCGTCAAGGACCGCATCGTCCGTGCTTTCCTGATCGAGGAGCAGAAGATCGTCAAGAAGGTTCTCAAGGAGTCTCAGGAGAAGGCCGCTGGCAAGCGCTAA
- a CDS encoding putative cytochrome c subunit VB, which translates to MARSFLSKVGSQTCCHTIIKTEEDLVPPGAKAGTVPSDIEQATGLERLELVGKMQGIDIFDMRPLDASRKGTLENPIIVNGAGDEQYAGCTGFPADSHTVNWLTVSRDRPIERCGECGNVVKLNYVGPLEDAHDRKSSTLAEALQFPLLTQSLQTITATATATPLPRSPRLSPTTSSLSTGTGKYLTQ; encoded by the exons ATGGCAAGATCCTTTCTTTCGAAGGTTGGTAGCCAGACCTGTTGTCATACGATC ATCAAGACCGAGGAGGACCTCGTCCCCCCCGGTGCTAAGGCCGGTACCGTCCCCTCCGACATCGAGCAGGCCACTGGTCTCGAGCGTCTTGAACTCGTCGGAAAGATGCAGGGCATTGACATCTTCGACATGAGGCCCCTCGATGCCTCCCGGAAGG GAACTCTCGAGAACCCCATCATCGTCAACGGTGCCGGTGACGAGCAGTACGCTGGTTGCACTGGTTTCCCCGCCGACTCCCACACCGTCAACTGGCTGACC GTCTCTCGTGACCGCCCCATCGAGCGCTGCGGCGAGTGCGGCAACGTTGTCAAGCTCAACTACGTCGGACCCTTGGAGGATGCCCATGACCGTAAGTCATCTACACTTGCTGAAGCTCTCCAATTCCCCCTGCTCACTCAATCCCTCCAGACGATCACGGCCACGGCCACGGCCACCCCGCTCCCGAGGAGCCCAAGACTTTCGCCGACTACGTCAAGCCTGAGTACTGGTACCGGTAAATATTTGACACAATAA